A stretch of Leptospira sp. WS39.C2 DNA encodes these proteins:
- a CDS encoding methyl-accepting chemotaxis protein: protein MSETVLESIQTKKNWLALGPVYVNRVRFSLAGFYIIATLGSFKTSTTLQTSSYLVGITCMFLYGGLQAYLFKNGRLNPIFPKLFIIMDITVLFAVTASGLLGGSTVAADLIKSPTLYVLYYFYVVYSAFLFSKRTLLTSTFFSAFCLILILVIGYGQGVSFKEAEGLQSEKGTVAISNEVFKILFLICFGYLTSTVLNLLNEIKNESDEKHKLAVIEREKTNTLNQDLKTIGSELFNTLKNIRELTNDFNLQIESQDTSIRELTEFASSFSESIQTSVDNIGKQHNQITLLNHKSDTLKLSISEIGKAVEDLNTNMSDFQDRSNVLSQTVRNLEERLRSVNLSQKEVSEVNDIMAEIADRTNLLALNASIEAARAGEHGRGFAVVAQEVAKLAENSNENATKIKKIITTSNRYIQEGTELASIALNQTETLQSKYDLLNEVIKTTTTKINSQKDVNNEVLEALDLIESISKILDQESKILDKDKEQMVAVVQQMEEINQKVVINARKMGDNTLSLENQAKELASE from the coding sequence ATGTCGGAAACTGTATTAGAATCGATCCAAACGAAAAAAAATTGGTTGGCCTTAGGACCAGTTTATGTCAACAGAGTGAGATTTTCACTCGCAGGGTTTTACATCATCGCGACTTTAGGATCGTTCAAAACGTCCACAACCTTACAAACATCCAGTTACCTAGTTGGTATCACTTGTATGTTTTTGTATGGGGGGTTACAGGCTTATTTATTCAAAAATGGAAGGCTTAATCCTATTTTCCCCAAGTTATTTATCATTATGGACATTACAGTTTTATTTGCTGTGACTGCATCTGGGTTACTGGGTGGAAGCACAGTCGCAGCAGATTTGATTAAATCACCTACATTATATGTATTATATTATTTTTATGTTGTATATTCCGCGTTTTTATTTTCGAAACGGACTCTGCTCACAAGTACGTTTTTTTCGGCGTTTTGTTTGATTTTAATATTAGTAATCGGTTATGGGCAAGGTGTTTCTTTTAAAGAAGCAGAAGGACTTCAAAGTGAAAAAGGAACTGTGGCCATTTCTAATGAAGTTTTTAAAATTTTATTTTTAATATGTTTTGGGTATCTTACTTCGACGGTTCTTAATTTATTAAATGAAATCAAAAATGAATCGGATGAAAAACATAAACTCGCAGTGATAGAAAGAGAAAAAACTAATACTCTAAACCAAGATCTCAAAACAATTGGATCAGAATTATTCAATACATTAAAAAACATTCGAGAATTAACAAACGATTTTAATCTTCAAATAGAATCACAAGATACTTCAATTCGTGAATTAACAGAGTTTGCGTCATCATTTTCTGAGAGTATCCAAACCTCTGTAGACAACATTGGAAAACAACATAACCAAATCACTCTACTCAATCACAAATCAGACACATTAAAACTTAGCATTTCTGAAATTGGAAAAGCGGTTGAGGACCTCAATACAAATATGAGTGATTTCCAAGACCGGAGTAATGTGCTCTCCCAAACTGTCAGAAATTTAGAAGAAAGACTACGATCTGTAAATCTTTCTCAGAAAGAAGTGAGTGAGGTGAACGATATCATGGCAGAAATTGCAGACCGAACCAATTTACTTGCGTTGAATGCTTCTATTGAAGCTGCAAGAGCAGGGGAACATGGACGAGGATTTGCAGTGGTAGCACAAGAAGTTGCCAAACTTGCCGAAAATTCTAATGAAAATGCGACAAAAATTAAAAAAATCATCACAACCTCTAATCGTTATATACAAGAGGGAACAGAACTTGCGTCGATTGCATTGAATCAAACGGAAACTTTACAATCTAAATACGACTTACTCAACGAAGTGATCAAAACAACGACAACAAAAATCAATTCTCAAAAAGATGTTAATAATGAAGTTTTAGAAGCACTTGATTTGATTGAGTCTATTTCTAAAATTTTGGATCAGGAATCTAAAATTTTAGACAAGGACAAAGAACAAATGGTGGCCGTTGTTCAACAAATGGAAGAAATCAATCAAAAGGTTGTGATAAATGCTAGGAAAATGGGGGATAATACCTTAAGTTTGGAAAATCAAGCAAAAGAGTTGGCGTCTGAATAA
- a CDS encoding pirin family protein produces METTNPNKTNVQKKFYPATERGHVNFGWLDSHHSFSFGHWYHPEKTNFGALRVLNDDIVEPSMGFGTHPHQNMEIVSIPLFGELAHKDSTGTNGIIKTGDVQIMSAGSGIQHSEFNHSSEKKVNFLQIWILPKVANIQPRYDQKSFHEAGRLNRFQTVVSPIDEEAVWINQDAYFSLATLEPGKTLSYKVHAPNQGIYVFLIQGKLSTEGTILERRDALGIWGADEYSFQAEVKSEFLVIEIPMK; encoded by the coding sequence ATGGAAACAACAAACCCGAACAAAACTAACGTCCAAAAGAAATTCTACCCAGCTACGGAGCGAGGGCACGTCAATTTTGGTTGGTTGGATAGCCATCACTCCTTTAGTTTTGGCCATTGGTACCACCCTGAAAAAACAAATTTTGGTGCACTTCGTGTATTGAATGATGATATCGTAGAACCAAGTATGGGATTTGGAACACACCCTCACCAAAACATGGAGATTGTCTCCATTCCTCTCTTTGGTGAACTAGCACATAAAGATAGTACAGGTACCAACGGTATCATCAAAACAGGTGATGTACAAATTATGTCAGCGGGTTCTGGGATCCAACATTCGGAGTTCAATCATAGTTCGGAGAAAAAAGTCAATTTCCTTCAAATCTGGATTTTACCAAAGGTTGCTAATATCCAACCTAGGTATGACCAAAAATCATTCCATGAAGCAGGACGATTGAACAGGTTCCAAACAGTGGTTTCTCCGATCGATGAAGAAGCTGTCTGGATCAACCAAGATGCTTATTTTTCTCTAGCAACCTTGGAACCTGGCAAAACCCTTTCTTATAAAGTCCATGCACCAAACCAAGGGATCTATGTATTTCTCATTCAAGGGAAACTTTCTACGGAAGGCACAATTTTAGAAAGAAGAGATGCTCTCGGTATTTGGGGAGCAGATGAATATTCATTCCAAGCAGAAGTGAAATCAGAATTTCTTGTGATTGAAATTCCCATGAAGTAA
- a CDS encoding S41 family peptidase encodes MRLFIPKGLLYSTSTNYPFNEYFATNSILTDLPLFVLINENTGSGSELIAGVLRHHNRGTILGTKSLGQGLVHSLRKVPRFETYIIKYPTSFLYLPDGNKFHGPGITPDIWIGDGTNEFPKFFNPNSYTTDNTSDGTKPNHSKSQLDFSKIGQWVETNGSAKQNIQSDLKKGLTPDYQLLHSIDVFSGLLATKD; translated from the coding sequence ATGCGTTTGTTTATTCCCAAAGGATTGTTGTATTCAACATCAACAAACTATCCTTTTAATGAATATTTCGCAACAAACTCAATTTTGACTGATTTACCCTTATTTGTCCTAATCAATGAAAATACTGGTTCGGGATCCGAACTCATTGCCGGTGTGTTACGCCATCACAACCGAGGTACTATTCTTGGCACAAAATCATTGGGACAAGGGCTCGTTCATTCTTTAAGGAAAGTTCCTAGATTTGAAACCTACATCATCAAATACCCAACTAGTTTTTTATATTTACCAGATGGAAATAAATTTCATGGCCCAGGCATCACTCCAGACATTTGGATCGGGGATGGAACAAATGAATTCCCAAAATTTTTCAATCCCAATTCATATACAACAGACAATACGTCTGATGGGACAAAACCAAACCATTCCAAATCCCAATTGGACTTCTCGAAGATTGGCCAATGGGTAGAGACAAATGGTTCCGCCAAACAAAACATCCAATCTGATTTAAAAAAAGGACTCACTCCCGACTACCAACTCCTCCATTCCATCGATGTGTTCTCAGGGCTCCTTGCGACGAAAGACTGA
- a CDS encoding carbonic anhydrase, which produces MNSTKFLFCFFLCAFSAQISAQSNQTSVSAKDALQRLVEGNLRFVQGKSIRPNQSVERIKEVSKRQNPFATIVGCSDSRVPNEIVFDQGLGDLFILRTAGQVSTYASWGSIEFSVAVLGVNLIVVLGHTSCGAVGAACKADEVPGHIITLTNAIKPAAEKVKQMDGDFLDNAVKANVAFQVNSLRKLDPILSKYYNKGQLHIVGAVYDLETGKVNFLTEDYITSITK; this is translated from the coding sequence ATGAATAGTACCAAGTTTCTCTTTTGTTTCTTTTTATGTGCTTTTTCGGCACAAATTTCGGCGCAAAGTAATCAAACGAGTGTATCCGCTAAAGATGCATTACAACGTTTGGTGGAAGGCAATTTAAGATTTGTCCAAGGAAAATCTATTCGCCCGAACCAATCTGTAGAGCGAATCAAAGAAGTTTCCAAAAGACAAAACCCATTTGCAACCATTGTAGGTTGTTCCGATTCTCGTGTTCCCAATGAAATCGTTTTTGACCAAGGGCTTGGTGATTTGTTTATCCTTAGAACCGCAGGTCAGGTTTCAACTTATGCATCCTGGGGCTCGATTGAATTCTCGGTAGCTGTACTCGGAGTGAATCTCATCGTAGTTCTAGGACATACAAGTTGTGGTGCGGTAGGTGCTGCCTGTAAAGCCGATGAAGTTCCTGGACATATCATAACTTTAACCAATGCGATCAAACCCGCTGCAGAAAAAGTCAAACAGATGGATGGTGACTTTTTAGACAATGCCGTCAAGGCAAACGTTGCGTTTCAAGTAAACTCCTTACGTAAACTTGATCCAATCCTCTCTAAATACTATAACAAAGGTCAGTTGCACATTGTAGGCGCTGTTTACGATTTAGAAACAGGGAAAGTCAATTTTCTTACAGAAGACTACATCACTTCGATCACAAAATAG
- a CDS encoding sodium-dependent bicarbonate transport family permease encodes MDIIQALVANLQTPMFLAFLLGIIATVIKSDLKFPDGMYAGLTIYLLFAIGLKGGVKLSNTTLLEFYKPAVAALVLCVTIPLLAFGILTKFGKYDKANAAALAAHYGSVSAVTFSEALAFLDSLHISYEGFMPSMLAIMEVPAILVALLLVKMNPTDKTEESSWGKIFHELFTGKGTLLLIGGLLIGIISGKKGHEQFAPLFETPFRGMLILFLLEVGIVTGRRLSDLKKAGVFLIGFGILFPICTAMFGLYLGKFIGLSMGGAMVLGTLSASASYIAAPAAVRIAIPEASPAIYLTASLAITFPFNLSVGLPLYLTVSKYLFGV; translated from the coding sequence ATGGATATTATACAAGCATTAGTTGCCAATTTACAAACACCGATGTTCCTAGCATTTTTGCTAGGAATTATCGCGACCGTGATCAAAAGTGATCTAAAATTTCCAGATGGGATGTATGCAGGACTCACCATTTACTTACTTTTTGCGATCGGCCTAAAAGGAGGTGTGAAACTAAGTAATACAACTCTGTTAGAATTTTATAAACCTGCTGTTGCGGCACTCGTCTTATGTGTCACAATCCCACTCCTTGCGTTTGGAATTCTAACTAAATTTGGAAAGTATGATAAAGCCAATGCGGCAGCCCTTGCTGCACATTACGGATCTGTATCAGCGGTTACATTTAGTGAAGCACTTGCTTTTTTAGATTCACTTCATATCAGTTATGAAGGATTTATGCCTAGTATGCTTGCTATCATGGAAGTTCCAGCAATCCTTGTCGCCTTATTACTTGTCAAAATGAATCCAACCGACAAAACGGAAGAATCATCTTGGGGGAAAATTTTCCACGAACTATTTACTGGCAAAGGCACCTTATTACTAATAGGAGGTCTTCTCATCGGTATAATTTCAGGGAAAAAAGGTCATGAACAATTTGCCCCACTCTTTGAAACACCTTTTCGAGGTATGTTAATTTTATTCCTTTTAGAAGTGGGAATTGTCACAGGGAGAAGACTTTCAGATCTTAAAAAAGCAGGTGTGTTTTTAATTGGATTTGGGATTCTTTTTCCAATTTGCACAGCAATGTTTGGGTTGTACTTAGGAAAGTTCATAGGTCTCTCGATGGGTGGAGCTATGGTGCTTGGAACTCTCAGTGCAAGTGCTTCCTATATCGCAGCACCAGCGGCGGTGAGGATTGCAATTCCAGAAGCAAGTCCCGCCATTTATCTAACAGCATCCCTTGCCATCACCTTTCCTTTTAATTTATCGGTAGGGTTACCATTGTATCTCACTGTTTCTAAATATCTTTTCGGAGTTTGA
- a CDS encoding DUF5982 domain-containing protein: MIIVLPLIAEERNSDVPEWLGEFKKLDEKELANKKEGWYATGLPLFGNDAVNGFGLGVLANIFYNGTKKDSSFKYTPYEHMFNVGVYRSNRGTQNNYLAWDAPYFLDTAYRLRAYVGHDASLYNQYFGIGSESLEPLYFKDRNADGSRIVRNANFSDFENANAYSKNRGPGRELTSTQHYHDYQFETTYGQFALDKTILQVFRIWGGVEFSKNIVRRYDGRSTEAKEPLTSINLPALEDSTKVTEDANAGKIIGVNGGNLNYLRAGIAYDTRDYEPDPDRGWLIEYNINKAEKTIGSDYKYLRHFAQIKNFYQPFPKLFEEFVIAQRVALTKIEGEVPFFEYRYLFSIDGPFGALGGQNTLRGYRQERFFGPVIGFYNIELRYRVGSFSFWGQFFQLSIVPFYDVGRVWDKLKQVNALEYKHSRGLGLRLIWDQATVILIDYAYSREDQLFYLDIGHTF, encoded by the coding sequence ATGATTATTGTTTTGCCATTGATTGCTGAAGAAAGAAATTCGGATGTTCCTGAATGGTTAGGTGAGTTTAAAAAATTAGACGAGAAAGAACTGGCCAATAAAAAAGAAGGCTGGTATGCCACAGGGTTACCGTTGTTCGGTAATGATGCTGTGAATGGATTTGGCCTCGGAGTCCTTGCCAATATCTTTTATAATGGTACTAAAAAGGATTCTTCATTCAAATACACTCCTTACGAACACATGTTTAATGTTGGTGTGTATCGAAGCAATCGCGGGACACAGAATAATTATTTAGCTTGGGATGCTCCTTATTTTTTAGATACTGCCTACCGTTTGCGTGCATACGTTGGGCATGATGCCAGTTTGTACAATCAATACTTCGGAATTGGGTCTGAAAGTTTAGAGCCACTCTATTTCAAAGATCGAAACGCAGATGGAAGTCGGATCGTAAGAAATGCAAACTTTTCTGATTTTGAAAATGCAAATGCTTATTCAAAAAACAGAGGGCCTGGCCGGGAATTAACGTCTACACAGCATTATCATGACTACCAATTTGAAACAACCTATGGACAATTTGCTTTAGACAAAACGATACTCCAAGTTTTCCGTATTTGGGGTGGAGTAGAGTTCTCAAAAAACATTGTTAGGCGATATGATGGAAGATCAACAGAAGCAAAAGAACCATTAACAAGTATCAATTTACCTGCTTTAGAAGATTCGACCAAGGTCACAGAAGACGCCAATGCAGGAAAAATCATTGGTGTAAATGGTGGGAATTTAAATTATCTGAGAGCTGGGATTGCCTACGATACCAGAGATTATGAACCTGATCCAGATAGGGGATGGCTCATTGAGTATAATATTAACAAAGCTGAAAAGACAATCGGATCCGATTATAAATATTTAAGGCATTTTGCACAGATTAAAAATTTTTACCAACCATTCCCTAAACTATTTGAAGAGTTTGTCATTGCTCAAAGGGTAGCTCTCACAAAAATAGAAGGGGAAGTTCCTTTTTTTGAATACAGATACCTATTTTCCATTGATGGCCCTTTTGGTGCGTTAGGTGGGCAGAATACTTTACGAGGATACAGGCAAGAGCGTTTTTTTGGCCCTGTGATTGGTTTTTACAATATTGAGCTTCGTTATCGAGTAGGAAGCTTTTCTTTTTGGGGTCAATTTTTCCAACTGAGTATCGTTCCATTTTATGATGTGGGACGTGTTTGGGACAAACTGAAACAAGTAAATGCTTTGGAATATAAACATTCGCGTGGATTAGGATTACGGCTAATTTGGGACCAAGCCACCGTAATCCTAATCGATTATGCCTATTCTAGGGAAGACCAATTATTTTATTTGGACATTGGCCATACATTTTGA
- the pyk gene encoding pyruvate kinase, with the protein MPAIEQLRARKTKIVCTIGPATASKDMIRSLALAGMNIARINMSHGDHEFHRKIIRIIKSLNKDELHKHPISILLDTQGPEIRTGDVQNDLHLKVGETFTFHIIPGMEAEAQSVFVNYRDIVKDLKVGDKVTVDNGLINLAVQEIRENELICTVLDGGKLGSRKHINLPGIRVNIPSITPKDLKDILFGLEEDIDFVALSFVRSQEDVVQLRGIIDEKKHHAQIIAKIEDQEGLKNLDEIIKSSDGIMVARGDLGVEIEIEELPIVQRRIVKRCQEEGKRVIVATHLLESMIHNPSPTRAEVTDVANAVYEEADAIMLSGETAMGKYPVRCVEMLDKIARRMEMSINLGLAAQRKPKDQKEEMARSAANLADSMQAHAIIAITRRGITANNLASFHPRYPIVHAFTNMTSVRRKLWLTRGVIPYRVDFSSDPEKTINLAIQTLVNNGYLQTGEKVVILSDIIAGEDRVETIQVREVK; encoded by the coding sequence ATGCCAGCAATAGAACAACTAAGAGCCAGAAAAACCAAGATCGTTTGCACCATTGGGCCTGCGACTGCATCAAAAGATATGATCCGAAGTTTAGCTTTGGCAGGAATGAATATCGCAAGGATCAACATGAGTCATGGTGACCACGAATTTCATCGAAAAATCATACGAATCATCAAATCATTAAATAAAGATGAATTACACAAACACCCGATCTCCATCTTACTTGATACACAAGGGCCAGAAATTAGAACTGGAGATGTTCAAAATGACTTACATTTAAAAGTCGGTGAGACATTTACCTTTCACATCATACCAGGTATGGAAGCGGAAGCGCAAAGTGTATTTGTAAACTATCGTGATATTGTAAAAGATTTAAAAGTTGGTGATAAGGTTACTGTTGATAACGGTTTAATCAACCTTGCTGTCCAAGAAATTCGTGAAAACGAATTGATCTGTACTGTGTTAGATGGTGGTAAATTAGGCTCTAGAAAACATATCAATTTACCTGGAATTCGTGTGAATATTCCTTCCATCACGCCAAAAGACTTAAAAGACATATTGTTTGGATTAGAAGAAGACATTGATTTTGTTGCTTTGTCATTTGTGCGCTCCCAAGAAGATGTGGTGCAACTTCGTGGGATCATCGATGAGAAGAAACACCATGCTCAAATCATTGCCAAAATTGAAGACCAAGAAGGTCTAAAAAACTTAGACGAAATCATCAAATCGTCTGATGGTATTATGGTAGCGCGTGGAGATTTGGGAGTTGAAATTGAAATTGAAGAACTCCCTATCGTTCAAAGGCGAATTGTCAAACGTTGCCAAGAAGAAGGCAAACGAGTGATCGTCGCCACTCACTTACTCGAATCCATGATCCACAATCCTTCCCCAACAAGAGCCGAAGTAACAGATGTTGCCAATGCGGTATATGAAGAAGCAGATGCAATCATGCTTTCTGGGGAAACTGCGATGGGGAAGTATCCAGTTCGTTGTGTGGAAATGTTGGATAAAATTGCGCGTCGGATGGAGATGTCGATTAACTTAGGTCTTGCGGCACAAAGAAAACCAAAGGACCAAAAAGAAGAAATGGCGAGGTCTGCAGCAAATTTAGCAGATTCGATGCAGGCGCATGCCATCATTGCAATTACAAGACGTGGGATTACTGCTAATAATTTGGCATCGTTTCATCCTCGGTATCCAATTGTTCATGCATTTACTAACATGACCTCTGTTAGGAGAAAACTTTGGTTAACACGAGGTGTGATCCCATACCGCGTGGATTTTTCTTCTGACCCAGAAAAAACAATCAATCTTGCGATCCAAACACTTGTGAATAATGGGTATTTACAAACCGGGGAAAAGGTTGTGATTTTATCGGACATCATTGCCGGTGAAGATAGAGTCGAAACGATCCAAGTCCGCGAAGTCAAATAA
- the asd gene encoding aspartate-semialdehyde dehydrogenase, with the protein MEKIKVGVLGATGSVGQRFIQLLENHPYFTVTHLAASEKSAGQTYGDVMKSRWKISSDIPSYAKDIIISLPDPNVTKGVQLVFSGLDASIAGEVETAYAEAGVMVLSNSKNHRMDPNVPILSAEVNSHHLDVLSSQKTKGKIITNSNCTIMGVTISLKPLMDAFGLKSVMLFSMQAISGAGYPGVPTMDILGNVVPFIGGEEDKAEVEPQKCLGTVEGGVIKSADFKISAHCNRVPVFDGHTVCVSVAFDKKPKKEEILKVWADFHGEPQKLGLPFAPNPAILYREENDRPQPRLDLDTGKGMTTVVGRLREDSILDWKWVVLSHNTIRGAAGAAILNAELLYKKGYFK; encoded by the coding sequence ATGGAAAAAATCAAAGTTGGAGTCCTGGGAGCAACAGGATCCGTCGGTCAAAGATTCATTCAACTTTTGGAGAATCACCCTTATTTTACGGTGACTCATTTAGCAGCTTCTGAAAAAAGTGCGGGCCAAACTTATGGTGACGTGATGAAGTCTCGTTGGAAAATTTCTTCTGACATTCCTTCTTATGCAAAAGACATTATCATTTCATTACCAGATCCAAACGTCACGAAGGGCGTACAACTTGTGTTCAGCGGCCTTGATGCCTCCATTGCAGGGGAAGTCGAAACTGCTTATGCAGAAGCGGGTGTTATGGTTTTATCCAATTCCAAAAACCACAGAATGGATCCTAATGTTCCGATCCTTTCTGCGGAAGTGAACTCTCATCACTTGGATGTACTCTCGTCACAAAAAACGAAAGGGAAAATCATCACTAACTCTAATTGTACGATTATGGGTGTGACCATTTCTTTAAAACCACTCATGGATGCTTTTGGTTTAAAATCAGTGATGTTATTTTCGATGCAGGCGATTTCAGGCGCAGGATATCCTGGAGTTCCAACCATGGATATCCTTGGAAATGTTGTGCCTTTTATTGGTGGGGAAGAAGACAAGGCCGAAGTGGAACCACAAAAATGTTTGGGGACAGTCGAAGGTGGAGTGATCAAATCCGCAGACTTTAAAATTTCTGCCCATTGTAACCGAGTTCCAGTATTTGATGGTCACACTGTTTGTGTTTCAGTCGCCTTTGATAAAAAACCAAAAAAAGAAGAGATTTTAAAGGTTTGGGCCGATTTTCACGGGGAACCTCAGAAATTGGGATTGCCGTTTGCACCAAACCCAGCTATCCTTTACCGCGAAGAAAACGACCGCCCTCAACCTCGTCTAGATTTGGACACTGGAAAGGGAATGACAACAGTTGTGGGAAGGTTACGAGAAGATTCTATCTTGGACTGGAAATGGGTAGTTCTATCGCATAACACGATTCGAGGTGCTGCAGGCGCTGCCATTTTGAATGCTGAGTTATTGTATAAAAAAGGATATTTTAAGTAA
- a CDS encoding MBOAT family protein has translation MDSAEFWSQFLLPVGISFYTFQSISYVVDVYQGELRPERSFISYLLFLCFFPQLVAGPIVTAKSFLPQIRRPQSFVRIPLLFALFLILLGLFKKMVLADHLAEVSDLVFAHPGEMETRALWTGMFSYSFQIYCDFSGYTDIAQGVALLFGFRLPENFRMPYLASGFSEFWTRWHISLSQWLRKYVYIPLGGNRMGSFFTYRNLLLVMAIGGLWHGASWNFVIWGLGHGCLLVLERSARNQFSFLSLSYLKPLKVIFTFFSVSLLWVFFRSANFFDSLCYLQGIFSKKEGFSLPYSLEMKFVYCFLLILLGHIVGVKLFRENKQMLAYFGKYQNSLGKLAFFAFLAVLSLILIVLYSAESKPFVYFVF, from the coding sequence ATGGACTCTGCAGAATTTTGGAGCCAATTTTTATTGCCAGTAGGAATCTCTTTTTATACCTTTCAGTCCATTTCCTATGTAGTTGATGTCTACCAGGGTGAATTGAGACCTGAGCGTTCTTTTATTTCCTACTTACTCTTTTTGTGTTTTTTCCCTCAACTGGTGGCGGGTCCTATAGTAACTGCCAAATCTTTTTTGCCTCAAATTCGGAGGCCTCAATCATTCGTTCGGATCCCCCTCCTATTTGCTCTGTTTCTCATTTTACTCGGTTTGTTTAAAAAAATGGTTTTGGCAGACCATTTGGCCGAAGTATCAGATTTAGTTTTTGCCCATCCGGGTGAAATGGAGACTCGTGCTTTATGGACGGGGATGTTTTCTTACTCTTTCCAGATATATTGCGATTTTTCAGGTTATACTGATATTGCCCAGGGCGTGGCACTTCTGTTTGGGTTTCGATTGCCTGAAAATTTTCGGATGCCATACCTTGCGAGTGGGTTTTCGGAATTTTGGACTCGTTGGCATATTTCCCTTTCACAGTGGTTACGTAAGTATGTGTACATCCCTCTAGGCGGAAATCGAATGGGTAGTTTTTTTACTTACCGGAATTTGCTTTTAGTGATGGCGATTGGTGGACTGTGGCATGGCGCTTCTTGGAATTTTGTCATTTGGGGTCTTGGGCATGGTTGTTTACTTGTTTTGGAACGTTCGGCTCGTAACCAGTTTTCTTTTCTTTCGTTATCGTATTTGAAACCCTTGAAGGTGATTTTTACTTTTTTCTCAGTGAGTTTACTTTGGGTATTCTTTCGAAGTGCTAATTTTTTTGATTCTCTGTGTTACCTACAGGGCATTTTTTCAAAAAAAGAGGGTTTTTCGTTACCTTACAGCCTAGAAATGAAGTTTGTATATTGTTTTCTTTTGATTTTGTTAGGTCATATAGTAGGTGTAAAGTTATTTAGAGAAAATAAACAGATGTTAGCGTATTTTGGAAAATATCAAAATTCCTTAGGAAAATTAGCTTTTTTTGCGTTTTTGGCAGTATTGAGTTTGATTCTGATAGTGTTGTATTCGGCCGAAAGTAAACCTTTTGTTTACTTTGTTTTTTAG